In the Ammospiza caudacuta isolate bAmmCau1 chromosome 4, bAmmCau1.pri, whole genome shotgun sequence genome, GTTTTCAAAGATCAGACATATGCTGGGAATCAGACATGAAACAGGGCATGTTTGTCAGATACAAATGAAAAAGTGATCCATTTTTGAGAACAGTAAGAAAACATCCAAAATTGAATGCCAATAAGATCTGTGCAGTGGGGATATTGGGAGAAGAGATGACATCTTTCAAgcaataaatgaaattaatttcatgcATTCATAAACCACTTCTGGAAATAGTGGTGTTTTCACAATGAATTTATAGAAAACTAATAATTTGGCTGTCTCTCTCAAACTACTTTCATATCCTTGAAAGACAGACTCTATGACTATGTTTACTCAAAACAGAGGCTTCtattattttgattatttagAGAgcatttattctttttctcaCTACAACAACTCACCCTTCAAAAGGATAAGAGCTGGTAAGATAGAGAAACATAATGGTAAGTTTAATAACAATATGAAAATATTCTCATTACCTAGGGACATCTCCAGAACATAAAAATACCTGAAGGTCAAACCATTTTGCCcttaaaaagaaacatttacaGAGAATCTAAGTGATAACCTTTCCAACATTTCACAGTTTTCATTGCATTGATGGTCTCTGAAATGCTCACATTTCGTTCTGTTCATGAAGAAATTATATAAGCCCAGCAGAACAATTTAAATACACTACTTCACATTCCCAGTTTAATGTGCAGTACTCAATAATCAAATTATTATATTGTGGTGTATGTGCACTCAGTAAAACACTTGGGTTTAGTAACACAGTACTCACTGCCATGTTACGTGATGGATGGGCATGGAAATTAAACTGATTGGCATTTCTCATCCAAACACTCTTTTGTGAAATTATTGAAGTGAATGTTTTCCCTTACTGTCCCTAAGGAGTTAACCTAAAAAGTGTGTAAGAGGTGACATCCCTTGGGCTATCATTACCAGGGCAAATCTGTGCAGTGTTAGGCATCCACATTGGTGACTGTTAGTGCTAGATAACTTATCTATTACCTGAagtctccattttctgtttgtcttttcCTAAAGATAAAATGACAAATACCATAAGCTACTGCTGTACTGTATAGCAGCATAAACcatctgaaaaggaaaatcaaactTAAAATGGTTCCAAAGGTCCTCTCAAATTCTGACATTTTGCAAGGAAAGAGAAACAACCCTGCCAAGTCTTCTGTAGAAGCATCTGTTCACAGGACCAATTCCATCAGAGGAGCATGTAGGTCAGCTCAGAAACCCAAACCAATTGCAATGGTTCTCACTGAGCAGTTGGGAGAAACTGGGCTTTCACATGTGCTTCACAATCACCTTTGTTTGAGGTCTCAAATGTTATCTGGTTCAACAAGCACTGCAAAAGTTGACAGCGAGCTTTACTTCATATAATTCTTACTCCCCCAAGGGTCAACCATTTTATTGATTCCTGCAAACCTCATGTCAATTTCAAAAACACAAACACGTACCCCATTTTTAAGACGGCCAGGAAGTAAAATACTGGGATAGTTTTAAACAATTCAGAATGTTTCTACTATGCATCAGGGATTTAATTGTTTCTCTCTCTACAGGCTGTGAAGGTGCCATGAAATGTCAGCCCCATGCAAGAGAAGAATATTCAAGGAGTCCAAGAGactcaaaagaaaaacagacagAGCTAAGATAAAAGCaacttttattaaaatactCTCCAAGCTTCAAAATGCATAAATTAATGGATGTGTAGCTActataatacattattttacATGAGAACCACAGGGCTGTGAAGCTTTCATAAACACAAGAAAGCCCATAAGCTTCActctgtaaataaataaatactacTGTCTAATCTTGTCCCTGCTAGAAGATGTGTTGAAGCTCTTACACAGCAACATTCTGCTCAATTattgttttttaagttttccaaAACATGAACATATTACTAGTCTAAGCAGCAGAATCTTTATATTGAGCTTTCACTTCAATTCAAAacattggaaaatatttttttaatttttcttttctttgcttaaAAGCAGTCTGTCTTCTTGCTGCACTTTGTAAAACATTTACAACCACTCTGAAACTGACCTGCTGAAAATCTAATGAAATCCAAGACAATTTTTCCTGGTAAATACAATTATTTGAAATAGGTGCATACAATCCCCTCTTCATCttcttcccccagccccagaaTCAAGGTAACACAATTTCTTATTCATTTGATcaaaattttctgctttctaaCAGCCTACAGTAACTCAAACTCAGCAATGCAAATGACTTCTTTCAGTCAGAAAAAAGAACTGAAACAGCCATCTCCTCCCCCACACTGGGAGATTCAGCCACCCAAGTTGTTaagttttaaatatatatttttttgtcaACTAATGATTAGCACAAAAACATTTCATCTCATTTTTTACACATCAGTAGGAAAGTGTTAGAAAAGTATAGAAAAGGCTAGAATTTCTCTCGCAGAAAGGCTACTgaaacatgttttcttttttcatttttttttctttttttttctttttttttttttttttttgcaaagcagatggaaaaggagaaaggaagaaagtgtttttattttgcttttgcaaCTTGGGTAAAATCACTGGACATTAAGAACACGTGCTGAGACTTCATGGTGCCAGTCACGTAATTTTGTATATTTAGGGCTAAGGACGTGGATGGGAACCTTTTCCCTGTGGAAAGAAGtgatagaagaaaaataagaaagaaagaaagtttGTCTTAAGCAGTTTCACAAGTGAGCATGCAAACTCCATGCACTATCACATTATCTTCCTCTCTGTCAAAAAGCTGGATCCAGTGTTAGTcaaagccagtaaagaaagtCTCACTGACTTCAAGAACCATTAGATTTAGCCAAAGGTTGGTGCTCCTTTTGAACACTGCTTATCCCAAAGCAAGGAGACAGCTGACCCTCACTTGCAGCCAGAACAGCAATACCTCCCAGCTATGTCTTGCAATCAGATCCACACTCAAAATCAAAAATGCACGATGAGACttgcaaaaggaaaacacaagcTGACCTCGTACAGGCAACCAAACCGGTTCAAGTTTACAGAAAATCTCTACACAAACTCCTGCACAAACATTACTACTGGACTGCACCAACAGTGTTTACAAAGGTTTGTCTATGGAGAAAAAGATCTTGATTTTGACATGCTGAAGTAAAAGGCAAAAAGGGgaggaacattttaaaaacacccAGATGTCACACAAGTGCACCAAACATTACAAGTTAAGAATTAAAACATGCAATAtattaaagtaataaaaatgtaaactCACTTAGTCTTCTTCCCAGCTTCATTTTCTGGTTCTTTCactgaaatgaaacagaaatttttattttctagggCACTAGAGACACTATACCACAAAACTGACATTCTCTGCTGTGCCAATGCATTCACTATAGCAGCAAATTAACGAGCAGCAAGGCTCGTTAGGATTCTTAGATTCTAAATCCGCCCCAATGGACAGGAGTTATGTCCATGAACTTCAAGAGCCCCTTTGCTAGTAGGACTGCTGAAAAGTGGCTCTGCTGATCTCTGTCCTTCCCCCTGGCCCACTCCCCATGCTGGCATTGAGAACGGTGATTTGAGAAGGTGAAGTTGAATGGAAGTTAAGAGGTATTTCTTTTGGATGAACATCCAGTGGGTTGATATCAGGTGATAATCCAAGCGTCTGTTTGCAGCCAGGCTATTTCCCACCAAGGTTCTAGAGGTCTGCACAAGGGATAATGCAAAATTCCCAGTCCTGATTTTAAGGCTGGCAAATCTAGTTGCAGTAATTTTCTTACAGCATTTGTCAACATGATAAATTCATCTTTACTGGATAACATGCTATTTGATGTTCAGGCCCCATACTCTGCCCATACAAGGACTGATGAAGGGAACTGAACACAGGACCACAGAACAATCAAGTCCAAAGTCAGAATATTTATCACAAACGGACAATAACCCTTGCTTTGGGAAATGTTATCACTGGCTTCTAGAAATAGCTGATTTAATCAAATCTCCCCCTGGAGAGGAGGCCAATTTCTTCAATGCCTTCATTATTGCAGCTCGAGCTCAAAAAAGCTGAAGAATGAGAGCTCAAAGCCCCTGACAGCACTTCTGGTGGCCTTCACACAAAAACACAAATCTCAGCCAGTTACTTATGGCTGACAGCATAACATGAAATTGAAGTTTTAGCATAAAATCATATGACTGGGAATGACCTTCACCACATCACCCGTTCCACTCCACCAATATATGTAATCACACCATAGCATAAGTAGAGGGTGGAAACATAACCCGGGAATAAACTGAGGAGCTATGGATTTATGTTTCTGATTGGTTACATCATTGCAAATCACATACTTTTGCATGACAGACAAAGACTTCCCACATGCCAGAAAACACCTGATTTTTCTGAAGCTCTAAATTTGCTCATGAATGTAGCCATTTTGGTGATACAGGGGGAAAAGAAGTAACAAATATGAATCTTTCAAAATCTTTGGGAGTAGAAATGGAAATTTAGGATTTATCTAGAATGTTAGCTGAATGAATTCAGCTCAATCCAGAATAATGTCCAGCAATGCATATAGCCCGAACTACTTAGTAATGGAAGGGTTTAACTTTATTATCTATTTCAGAGTAACATTTAGAGggaaatattttagaataatatttccctttctctctctcccctgagccccagctTTAAAAACGCAGTGTGTGCAGGGGAATGGCCCACTGCTCCAGGCGCCCCGGGGCACTCACTGTGATCCGTGCCGGTGATCTGGGCGAGGATGCGGAAGGAGCGGCTCTGGGTGGTGCCGGTGCGCGGGTGCCAGTCCTCGGTGTCCTCGATCAGCCGCTTCTTGCTGGCGTCGCTGTGCGTGGGCGTGTGGTAGAACTCCGTGTAGGTGTCCACGATGTGCTTCCGTGGGGGGCTGcgccagggacagacacagcGGTGAGCGCcaggctgcacacagagcctcGCTTCACACCAGCTACAAAGGCACGGGGGCAATGCAgaagggcagcagctgaggccCAGCTAAACACAGATGCAGTTTTCTGAACCAAACACACCTTTTACAATTACTCTAACCCCTAAAATAACcctctgaaatatttctcctcGTTTCACTGACGGAACACACGAAACAGTAAAAGACAGCATTATCAAGACATCTACACGTTTAGACTTTTACCgtttgggtgggattttccTTGGAGGCGACAGAGTAAGACAGCAAGAGAAAGTTTTCCCAGCgtgaacaggaaaaggaaaaaaagaaaagaagaaaaagtcagaaagctgaaatgaaacagaaatgtAGCTAATTATTCTAATTAGTTTTGCGAGAAAGGGCACTAAAATCTAAATAATAGCCATATTCTACTTCTACTACTAAAACCACTGCACAGAATTCACATACTTTAATTGAACTCATGGTGATTTCCCTATAGGGATGAGAGGgaaatttgttttgttaaagCAGAGTAGTCTACCTAGGTCAGATCAGGTGCCCCTTGACAAATTGTCCCTTTAGCTCCAGAAAGGCACCGCACAGATCTGTGCACGTGCAAGGACCACCCAGTACATCCCACGTTGTTTGCACTTGGCAAAGCCTAGGTCAGAACCAGGCCATCTGAAAGCATACATGGCCATGTTCTCAGGCATAATGAGGAGCTATCCtctttgaaagaaaagcagtgGGGTAACTGTTCCACCTGGAAACTTTCCCTACAGTAACCTACAGACTATTATCAATCCTTCCACTAGCATGACTTTCAAGAGTACAGGATCTAAAAGCTTTGATTCCATTAAGTGATGTAAAGAATGTGTCCATTTGGGAAACTTGAGGAAAGGGAACAGAAGAGTCAAACTACATAAATTATTCCTAAATTCTACAGTTGTTATTCCAAAGCATTAATCCCTAAGACCTGCTAAAgtgtacatttattttttacacAATTTACAGGAGGAAAACTGTGAAAAACTAGCTCATAGGACATAAAATTTCTaataaaaccaaccaaactTCAGAAGTCACTTTTATTTTTGACACTACCTCCTCACTGTACTTTAATGGTTCAAAGTAATTCTGGGGAAGAAAGGTGGAAAATGAGTGAGGAATTATGTTAACTGTTAACAAGTAAGAATCAGGCCCATTAAATGGAATGCATTAGTAGAAAtttaagctttaaaaatatttaatacttgAAAGAATGTGAAAGGTACAGtacaaaattaaatcaaaagATTTAATTTCTTGACACACAACATTAGTGAAGAGCATGTATCACATATCAAAGTTGATAATAGAGAAAGAGGTATAGAAACAAAGGCAGTGGCAATTTCAGGATggagaacagagaaaaatggAGTAAAGCATCTTAAACAGTTAATAGcaaaaatgaaatgagaaagTTAAAGCAGTAATTAAAGGTGTGGAAATACATGAAAACTTTATGATTTATGTGCAGTTTACTGAATTCTAGCAAGTACCCCAGTGAAATAAGCAGTCTTTCACATTTGTTATATACCAAAGtggtataaagaaaaaaatcccactgactTCTCTGGTCCTATTGGTCTCCTTTGTAAGGCTTAAGAGCCTACTAGTAATGACTCACTGAGGCAACAAGGTGGTGCCAGAGACAAAGGAAACCTCAGTGAGACAGGATCTCTCTTAACTCAGCCTTGAGGCAAGGGGAGAAGAGAGAAGCCAATAAAACCTCAATGATTTATAGTCCTAATATGCACAAATCACAGTATATGGACgtcagttttcttttcctgtatcAATTCAGAATCCAGCCCTTCATTCCACAGTTCTCAAAGCAATTTTATCTTTATACTGTATTTCATCATGTACTAGTTGTATTACCAAcaccaatgaaccaagaattgCACCAAGAATTTATCAGTACACACAAACACCACACAGGTGTTTTGTAGGATAAAAATGAGCTGCAAAATGTAGCAGTGGAGAGCAAAGTCACATCATGTCCAATGCAGataaaataatgtattataCTGAGAAAAGCTGAAGCTGTTTGCAAAATTTAAATATGTAGCTCTGTAAGAGCTGAAATTTTGCAAAACCAGAATACATGCTGGTTATTCCAATAGGAAAAATAACCATAATTCAAGTCCAGTGCTGTTGATACTAACTTTGTCGCTGCTGCTatctgcaagggaaaaaaaagtatttcatgTGTTAATTAATTCTTTGCTTCTTAAAATAGTACAGGAGTTTCCAAATCCAAGCACTGGTAAAGCCACCTATCACATAAGTCAAACTTACAAACATAAGAGAACCTATAAGAGAAAATCTTAGTCCAGCTGAACTTTAACTGAGTGAAGTCTGTGGACATCTTACCTGTTTTAAGCAGCAGGCACATCTTCATGCAAGAGCAGGCAAAAAGGTCTTGATAAAAGTGCAAATGCACATAGGCTAGTGAAGGCAAATTGCTCGCTTTCTAAGGCAGAACTAAACAAGGGAAATTAAACTTCCTTTCTCATCCTGAAGTCAAATAGTTTATATCCTGAATGTTTTTTGAGGGAAGCcaagaggaagggaggaaattgTGAGTATAACAAGGTGCATGTCTAAAGAACGGCATTTGCTAAGCAATGCCATCTATGAACAATGTACAAGTTGGTTTTTTGCATGTTTTGAGAAAATGAATCAAACAagccacagaaacaaaatgGAATTCATTTCAGACTGGTCAATTATTCCAAACTTCAATGTTTGTGATATTTTATAGATGTAATTGATACCATTTTCAGTTGGGAAATATTCAAGCATCACTGCAGAAAGTTAACTTTTCTAGGTAAAATTAAGTAGTGTAGCAGCAGACCAATATAAGCACCTTAGTGGGTTTGTCCACTCGTTTTTGGTTTGTGCCTTAGGACTGCAGGACACTTAGCCCAAACACCATATTGTAAGAAGGACTGCAATATAAAGTGGGTTTTTACAAATCTGAAATGTTTACAAACTTTTCTAAACTAGATCCACAAGGCTGACAGTGAGAGAGGGATTTCCTCACCTCTCAGCTGTGATTATTCATCCTCTTTGATGGTATTATTCATCCTGTTAGTAAGGTAGGGCACATAGCAGTGCTCACCCAGTCATCCCATCTTGATTGTAAAGTGCTTattctgtgcctgcagcacttCCTTCCAGGAGACTTAATTTTGTTGCTATTGTTCCTCTTTTTCAGTACTAATTGCTGCTTTTGAATACTCCTTACACAGTTATTTGCTAAAACAGTATTCCTGGAAAGATAAGAGAGGGTTTGCCAAGTGTATTCAACAACTGCACCAGCAGTGAGCAAGTCCTTGGGATCTCTCAATTTCAACCCATTTTTGCAGAGTGGATTCCTGCCATCATCTGTTTAAGAAAGGGCTGGAAGTCACCATGGCTACAGTGCAATATAAAATGCATAGGGGCTGCACTATAAGTCCACACATGGAAAATATTCGTACTACAACATAAAGGGAATAAGAACCTAAAgaagtagggtttttttttatcccaTAAGAAACTCAAGTGAAACTGCAATTCAGTCAGTATTTTAGTTGGCATGGATGTTTATGTCTCTGTAGGGTTCTTCATATACTTtctacactaaaagaatatcAGAGAAGAGAGGCACAAGGCCTATTCTTCCAGTCTCTTTCTTTTGTGGGATGGGAAATAGTAACCACAGCTTTTAGCTTTTAAGCCCAGGTTTCACATTCTTAAAACTGAAGAGAAACCTACAGCTCCAATCCTGCCCTTTTTATTACTTAATTCAACTGCTGGTCACAGAGGCCAACTGGCATGGGACTGCTCATgcccagcctcctcctctcccacaaGCACAGCAGGCACTGGGAACCAGTCTCTGAGGTGCTACAGCTCCCAAACTCTGCCCAGGAATTTCTGGGAGAATCCAAAGCAATGCCAGACAAAATCTTGCTGCAGGTGTGAGTTCCCAGGACTGCTGCTGGGCTCAATTCAGTTTACTAATCTTTTGTTTACTAGTCTAGATGCTACACTAGATAAAGCCTTTTATGTCTCTAACAGTCCCTTAAATGTTGAGTCTCTGATGCCCACTTCGACATAAACAATTACTTTAATAAGGAAATTACTCATGTTTTAAATCTGCATTGCTTGTTTGGGGTGAAGGTCAAATTTAAAGTTGAGGTATTTATATTATAGCACTGCAAAAAAACCACTTAACCCTATCAGCTTCCTAGAAAACATCTTAAaacttctcctgtgctgtgcagagaaTTAGTGAGATATCTGTCTCTTTGTCTCCCTTCTGGGACATTTTTCTACTGGTTCTGCCAGGGTCACGGTTGTTCTTCCAGAGCGTCTCATTCCCAGCCACCACAGCACCCACTGACCCTTCTTGACAGACTGCTCTGCATTTTTGAGTGCCTGCTGCTTTCAGTCACTGTATTGGGTGTCAAAATACACAGTGAGACTGGACATTGAAATTAACACCAGGCTTGTTGTAAGGTCCAGAACGTGGTGATAGAACACATCATGTAAAGCATTCCACGGTCCTTGTTCAATTTAGCCGTGACACTCTATAAACTGACATGTCACTCAGGAGAAAAACCATCACCAAAAGTCTATCTGGTGCCCTTTGAAGCATCacttttaaagtaatttctgaGGAGTAAACAACTCCTCCAAGCTGTGTTTTCCTCGGCCCTCAAACAAGCCCGGCTTTTTTCCTGTGAGGAAAGACCCTCACAGCAAAAAACGAAATCCCACCTACCCATTTTGCTGTTTACTCTCCCCCTGGTTGTCTCTGCCTCCTCGTCGCGGCCCCTCGGCTGCGTCCTGGGCGCCGTCGGCGGCGCCGTGCTGCCGTGGGACAGGAACTGCAGGTTTAGGAGCGGCCGGCGCAGGCGGCCAGGGCTCAGCGTTAGGCTTGGCGTTAGCATGCACTCCAGCCTGCGCCGGCGTGAAGGCGGAGGACGGTGATGGGATGGAGGTGACCTTGGAGGAGGTTACAGCTCCAAACGGCCTCGGTGTCTTATTGAAAGCCACgctggctgtggcagtggcTTTGGGTGCGACAgcagaggcaatgggcacaggCTTAACTACTTCGGTAGGTTCTGCCTACGTgggatgaaaaacaaaacagagacaCACAAAACCACGGCAAACGCATGCACATTCCTCAGCAGGGAGTTTGAGCTGTTCTCAGGGCAGATGACCCACCTGGCATGAAGCACAGAAGCAAGCTTTACCAAGAGTGCAGCCGTGAAATGTATGGGAAAACAACCTGAGCCGTGCATCTCAGGAGAGGGAATGATCCCAACATGCACAATCAATATGGAATTCCACAACGCTAGCTCCTCTTGCCATATCCAAAACAGACACTCCACAAATCAAACTCACAAGAAACTGAAAAACCGCTCTGTTGCAAAACCCAGCGGGTAAGTAATGTGGAAAAAACCAGAGCTTTGTAGAAAAATCCACATTCCATGTCTCAAACCCAATTTGAGATATGCACGTTCCCCATACACAAATGGAATGTGCAAGTGCTCACACATTGATCTGCTGCTAAGACCTTTAAGAGCAGAAGCAGAGCACATTGATACTCCCCAAAGTCTCCACACACCCATGTCAGATTATACATTCAAGAAACCTGATTTTCTTGTTTGCTTGGGGTTCTG is a window encoding:
- the PDLIM5 gene encoding PDZ and LIM domain protein 5 isoform X7, which gives rise to MSNYSVSLVGPAPWGFRLQGGKDFNVPLSISRLNDGGKAAQAHVGIGDVVLTIDGISTDGMTHLEAQNKIKACTGNLNMTLQRVSSIQKPDHFHVTKAEPTEVVKPVPIASAVAPKATATASVAFNKTPRPFGAVTSSKVTSIPSPSSAFTPAQAGVHANAKPNAEPWPPAPAAPKPAVPVPRQHGAADGAQDAAEGPRRGGRDNQGESKQQNGKIPPKRPPRKHIVDTYTEFYHTPTHSDASKKRLIEDTEDWHPRTGTTQSRSFRILAQITGTDHMKEPENEAGKKTKEKVPIHVLSPKYTKLRDWHHEVSARVLNVQ